A single genomic interval of Nostoc commune NIES-4072 harbors:
- a CDS encoding FIST signal transduction protein: MADQMQWANALSTRHSLEAAVTDVVERAVLSLTAPADLGLVFISSAFTSEYSRLLPLLAEKLSVPVLIGCSGGGVIGTTVNGEIQELEAEPAISLTLAHLPGVKVQVFHVVAEELPDLDSSPDAWVDLIGVPASPTPQFILLSSSFASGINDLLQGLDFAYPGSVIVGGQASGGGMGGRVALFCHDTEGGECQSLYREGTIGIALTGNIVLETIVAQGCRPIGKPLQVTKADRNIILELDEQVPLVVLRDLIASLSEHERILAQHSLFVGVAMDEFKLALQQGDFLIRGILGVDPTAGAIAIGDRVRPGQRLQFHLRDAQASAEDLELLLQSYQTQRESVPSAVAALMFACLGRGEGLYGKPNFDSELFRRYVTDIPVGGFFCGGEIGPVGGRTFLHAYTSAFGICRQNQL, from the coding sequence TTACAGATGTAGTGGAACGAGCTGTCTTATCGTTAACAGCACCTGCGGATCTAGGACTGGTATTCATTTCGTCTGCTTTTACAAGTGAGTATTCCCGACTGTTACCTTTGTTAGCTGAGAAACTTTCTGTGCCTGTGCTAATTGGCTGTAGTGGTGGAGGTGTGATTGGGACGACAGTTAACGGAGAAATCCAAGAATTAGAAGCTGAACCAGCTATTAGCTTGACTTTAGCACACCTTCCAGGGGTGAAGGTTCAAGTTTTTCATGTTGTTGCTGAAGAATTACCTGATTTAGACAGTTCTCCAGATGCTTGGGTTGATTTGATCGGTGTACCAGCATCACCGACACCCCAGTTTATCTTGCTGTCTAGTTCTTTCGCTTCTGGAATCAACGATTTATTGCAGGGGTTGGATTTTGCTTATCCAGGATCGGTGATAGTGGGGGGACAGGCTAGTGGTGGGGGTATGGGTGGTCGTGTTGCCCTATTTTGTCATGATACTGAGGGCGGGGAATGCCAAAGTTTGTATCGTGAGGGTACTATCGGCATAGCTTTGACTGGCAATATTGTTTTGGAAACGATTGTAGCCCAAGGATGCCGACCGATTGGCAAACCATTGCAAGTTACAAAAGCCGATCGCAACATTATCTTAGAGTTAGATGAGCAAGTGCCGCTAGTGGTATTACGAGATTTGATTGCTAGCCTCAGCGAACACGAACGGATTTTAGCACAGCACTCTCTGTTTGTTGGTGTGGCGATGGATGAATTTAAGCTGGCTTTGCAACAGGGAGACTTTTTAATTCGTGGTATTCTTGGGGTCGATCCCACAGCTGGGGCGATCGCAATTGGCGATCGCGTCCGTCCAGGACAAAGGCTGCAATTCCACCTCCGCGATGCCCAAGCCTCTGCTGAAGACCTAGAATTACTCCTCCAAAGTTATCAAACCCAACGAGAATCTGTACCCTCTGCCGTAGCTGCCTTAATGTTTGCCTGTCTGGGGCGAGGTGAAGGACTTTATGGTAAACCCAATTTCGATTCTGAACTATTTCGGCGCTACGTCACCGATATTCCTGTAGGCGGCTTTTTCTGTGGCGGAGAAATCGGCCCTGTTGGTGGCAGAACTTTCTTACATGCCTACACTTCCGCATTTGGAATTTGTCGCCAAAATCAGTTATGA